The Sporolactobacillus pectinivorans DNA window TGCGATTAATGATGATTTTTATGACGTGATAAATACCGAGTTAGGCGTGAAAGCTGAAATCATGTTTTACGTACAAGCGCCAAGAAGTCAAAAGCGAATAAAAAAGCTAACAAGGACGACAGCACCTGATATAGATAACTTGCTCAAAGCAGCATTAGACGGCATCTTCAGAGGATTAGAAGTCAAAGACAGCCGAGTAGCATTGGTATCAATGGGCAAGTTTCAAGAAATGGAAAATCCAAGAACTGAGATAGTTTTAAGGGGGATTGAGTAATGGCGAACACAAATTTAGATAAGTTTCTAGTGATAGAACAAATGATGGACGAGGCACAGGGCTTAATGGAGCCGTATTTAAGCAGTTTAGAGCAACGTTATGAGTATATGAATGTGTTGAGAAAAGAATATAGTAATCTATCGCATACACTAGGCAAGATACAGCAACGTGTAATCAAGCAAGGTGATAAGCTCGAAGTAGACGCAGACGTAAAGAATGTAGCACAAAGTGCAAGAGACCGAATAGACGAGCATATAGAGGCGATAGAAGAAGATAAAGCAGATGGAGATAATCAACCATCGGTTAAGCAATTAAAACGTGCTAGAGAAAAGTTAGACGGCGAATTAGACGAAGACAGCATAGGAGAAGCATGGCGATTGTTGAAAGTTCGAAAAATAGAAATCGAAGAGTTAAATGTGCTTATGGACTTAATCGACGCTATGGAAGACGGTAAACAAGATAAAGCAGAGAGTATTGTTAAAAAGATTGAAAAGCTAAGAAGTGATTATACAAGTGGCTTTGTACGCTATAGAGAAGCATTAGAGCAAGGAGAAGACGTACAAAAAGAAGTTGATAATGTTATCGGCGATTTAGAAGATAGTGGCTATATACAAGAGGCTGAGAGCCTTACAGACGCAAGACCTAGTATTGCAGAAGAAAGAGGATTAAGACCTGACGCACAACCGCTTCTAGACCTTTTAAACCCTATTAAGAGTGCAGGTTNGAAGAAAGAGGATTAAGACCTGACGCACAACCGCTTCTAGACCTTTTAAACCCTATTAAGAGTGCAGGTTTAGAGTATTTTCAAAGTAGAAATAGGAACTCAGCATCATATGATTTAAACGTTGCGTTTGCGAAAGAAGTTGCTTATACAAGAAGAGCGTTATTAGAAGACCGTGAATATATCGGTACTAG harbors:
- a CDS encoding RusA family crossover junction endodeoxyribonuclease; translation: MAKVWRYTIKLPPMGTPRPRTRRLDDGRTITYYDQSYSDYLDAIQAELAKDNAINDDFYDVINTELGVKAEIMFYVQAPRSQKRIKKLTRTTAPDIDNLLKAALDGIFRGLEVKDSRVALVSMGKFQEMENPRTEIVLRGIE